In a genomic window of Curtobacterium flaccumfaciens pv. betae:
- a CDS encoding cytochrome c oxidase assembly protein, whose product MLLVVAAIAYGRWVVGAARRGARWPWWRTLAFATALVLFGVLQFGIVGVDDERLRWAFVLRAALLFFAVPTFAALGAPVALLRIGGPARLAQVADAVMGSRPVRLLGNAIVAPLVALALFTVLLTPFSAVIRESPAWAAVITVAVPALGFGLLAPLSEVGVLVSSTFATAEFLLAFVELVVDAVPGIVLRITNHVLDGSLVPVVGRAWYPSPLQDQHLAGDLLWFIAEVADIPVLVALFIRWQRTDRREARAVDALTDEQMDDLTRAHLQRRG is encoded by the coding sequence GTGCTCCTCGTCGTCGCCGCGATCGCCTACGGCCGGTGGGTCGTCGGCGCGGCTCGACGGGGTGCCCGGTGGCCGTGGTGGCGCACGCTCGCCTTCGCCACGGCGCTCGTGCTGTTCGGCGTCCTGCAGTTCGGCATCGTCGGCGTCGACGACGAGCGGTTGCGCTGGGCCTTCGTCCTGCGGGCCGCCCTGCTGTTCTTCGCGGTCCCCACCTTCGCCGCGCTCGGTGCGCCCGTCGCACTGCTCCGGATCGGAGGCCCGGCTCGCCTCGCGCAGGTCGCCGACGCGGTCATGGGGTCACGTCCGGTGCGCCTGCTCGGCAACGCGATCGTCGCGCCGCTGGTCGCGCTCGCGCTGTTCACCGTCCTGCTCACCCCGTTCTCGGCGGTGATCCGGGAGTCCCCCGCGTGGGCCGCCGTCATCACCGTGGCCGTGCCGGCGCTCGGGTTCGGCCTGCTCGCGCCCCTGTCCGAGGTCGGCGTGCTCGTCTCATCGACGTTCGCCACGGCCGAGTTCCTGCTGGCGTTCGTCGAGCTCGTCGTCGACGCGGTGCCCGGCATCGTGCTGCGGATCACGAACCACGTGCTCGACGGGTCCCTCGTGCCGGTGGTCGGGCGGGCCTGGTACCCGTCGCCGCTGCAGGACCAGCACCTGGCGGGCGACCTGCTGTGGTTCATCGCCGAGGTGGCGGACATCCCCGTGCTCGTCGCCCTGTTCATCCGGTGGCAGCGGACCGACCGCCGCGAGGCCCGGGCCGTCGACGCCCTGACCGACGAACAGATGGACGACCTGACCCGAGCGCACCTGCAGCGCCGCGGCTGA
- a CDS encoding acyltransferase family protein, translating into MSTSQGLPEQANSTADVRGIIAKRDLVVDLIRTACVVLVVIVHVTMVGVAADDQGVRVTSPLQELPWYVAATWVGQVMPLFFVVGGFASAVGWRSTVARGAPSPARDYLATRLVRLFRPAVPLFVFLALGLGVATAAGTPPELLAEVAFGIGSPLWFLAAYGITQCCVPVMMRLHERAPWATLAVLLVLAGAVDGVRLATGVAEVGLLNLGPVWLFAQQLGFLWADGWFARRSKVLLLGIAVAAYAVLVPMTSVGLWAPDMLQDLNPPMLPLVFLAIAQACLVQLVHAPLTRLMRTRAALGAVFVLGRDGMTIYLWHLPLFIALNGVALLVGVPFPAPGSGPWWASRIVALVVVLAVAIGVARALRWFDRPLPRLLPSADRPSWPVVAFAALCTIGPAFLVMQLHLSFGVALVGAVAVPAGVWLLSRTVPARGVARI; encoded by the coding sequence ATGTCCACGAGCCAGGGTCTGCCTGAACAGGCGAACAGCACCGCGGACGTCCGGGGGATCATCGCGAAGCGGGACCTGGTCGTCGACCTCATCCGGACGGCCTGCGTCGTCCTCGTCGTCATCGTGCACGTCACGATGGTCGGCGTCGCCGCCGATGACCAGGGGGTGCGGGTCACGAGCCCGCTGCAGGAACTCCCCTGGTACGTCGCCGCCACCTGGGTCGGGCAGGTGATGCCGCTGTTCTTCGTGGTCGGCGGGTTCGCGAGCGCCGTCGGCTGGCGCAGCACCGTCGCCCGTGGCGCGCCGAGCCCCGCCCGCGACTACCTGGCCACCCGCCTGGTGCGGCTGTTCCGGCCCGCGGTGCCGCTGTTCGTGTTCCTCGCGCTCGGGCTCGGGGTCGCCACGGCCGCTGGGACGCCGCCGGAGCTCCTGGCCGAGGTCGCGTTCGGCATCGGTTCGCCCCTCTGGTTCCTGGCGGCCTACGGCATCACCCAGTGCTGCGTCCCCGTGATGATGCGCCTGCACGAGCGAGCACCCTGGGCCACCCTCGCCGTGCTGCTCGTGCTCGCCGGGGCGGTCGACGGCGTCCGCCTGGCCACCGGTGTCGCCGAGGTCGGGCTGCTCAACCTGGGCCCGGTGTGGCTCTTCGCGCAGCAGCTCGGCTTCCTCTGGGCCGACGGCTGGTTCGCTCGCCGGTCGAAGGTGCTCCTGCTCGGCATCGCCGTCGCCGCGTACGCCGTGCTCGTGCCGATGACCTCGGTCGGGCTCTGGGCACCGGACATGCTGCAGGACCTCAACCCGCCGATGCTCCCGCTGGTGTTCCTGGCGATCGCACAGGCCTGCCTGGTCCAGCTCGTGCACGCTCCGCTCACCAGGCTGATGCGCACGCGGGCCGCACTCGGGGCCGTCTTCGTCCTCGGCCGCGACGGCATGACCATCTACCTGTGGCACCTGCCGCTGTTCATCGCGCTGAACGGCGTCGCCCTGCTCGTCGGGGTGCCGTTCCCGGCGCCGGGCTCCGGCCCGTGGTGGGCGTCGCGCATCGTCGCACTCGTGGTGGTGCTCGCCGTCGCGATCGGGGTGGCCAGGGCCCTGCGCTGGTTCGACCGGCCGCTCCCCCGGCTGCTGCCGTCGGCCGACCGTCCGTCGTGGCCGGTCGTCGCGTTCGCCGCCCTCTGCACGATCGGCCCGGCGTTCCTCGTGATGCAGCTGCACCTGTCGTTCGGCGTCGCGCTCGTCGGTGCCGTGGCCGTGCCGGCGGGCGTCTGGCTGCTGTCGCGGACCGTCCCGGCACGCGGCGTCGCCCGGATCTGA
- a CDS encoding Fur family transcriptional regulator produces the protein MDADADLLRSSGLRVTTPRLAVLRATDSMPHATADDIVTALAVELPTTSHQAVYGVLNALTGVGLVRRIEPAGSPARYERRTGDNHHHIVCTLCGAIEDVDCAVGHSPCLTPSETHGFAVTTAEVTYWGICERCAAAERDDAERDDAERNDAERDAPDAPDASAQAPSASTPA, from the coding sequence ATGGACGCCGACGCCGATCTGCTCCGTTCCTCGGGGCTCCGGGTCACGACCCCACGACTCGCGGTGCTCCGCGCGACGGACTCGATGCCGCACGCCACCGCGGACGACATCGTCACCGCGCTCGCCGTGGAGCTGCCGACCACCAGTCACCAGGCCGTCTACGGCGTGCTGAACGCCCTGACCGGCGTCGGGCTCGTCCGCCGCATCGAACCGGCCGGCAGCCCTGCCCGGTACGAGCGCCGCACCGGTGACAACCACCACCACATCGTCTGCACCCTGTGCGGCGCGATCGAGGACGTCGACTGTGCGGTCGGCCACTCGCCCTGCCTGACGCCGTCCGAGACCCACGGCTTCGCGGTCACCACCGCCGAGGTCACCTACTGGGGCATCTGCGAACGCTGCGCAGCGGCAGAGCGCGACGACGCAGAGCGCGACGACGCAGAGCGCAACGACGCAGAGCGCGACGCCCCAGACGCGCCCGACGCGAGCGCGCAGGCACCCAGCGCCTCCACGCCCGCCTGA
- a CDS encoding catalase: MSDQNTPTGTPTTTTNSGAPVSSDEHSMGVGADGPLALHDHYLVEKLAQFNRERVPERVVHAKGGGAFGTFTVTQDVSRFTRAAFLQPGQTTEMLARFSSVAGEQGSPDTWRDPRGFALKFYTEEGNYDLVGNNTPVFFIRDGIKFPDFIRSQKRLPGSHLRDHDMQWDFWTLSPESAHQVTWLMGDRGLPASWREMDGFGSHTYQWINAAGERFWVKYHFITEQGHKTLTQEDADRIAGEDADFHIRDLHAAIERQDFPRWTLKVQVMPYEDAATYRFNPFDLTKVWPHADYPLIEVGTMELNRNPVNYFAQIEQATFAPSNFVPGIAASPDKMLLARIFSYADAHRYRVGTNHAQLPVNAPKNEVHSYSKDGGMRFDFQKSEVPVYAPNSLGGAHADPNATDDAPGWESDGALQRSAATLHPEDDDFGQAGTLVREVLDDAARERLVGNIAGHVSKVTRDDLRERVFAYWTNVDADLGARVRAAVAPSAPGSNEDPEKVAVEA; the protein is encoded by the coding sequence GTGTCCGACCAGAACACGCCGACCGGCACCCCGACCACCACGACCAACAGCGGCGCCCCCGTCTCGAGCGACGAGCACTCCATGGGCGTCGGGGCCGATGGCCCCCTCGCGCTACACGACCACTACCTGGTCGAGAAGCTCGCCCAGTTCAACCGCGAGCGTGTCCCGGAGCGGGTCGTGCACGCCAAGGGCGGCGGCGCCTTCGGTACCTTCACCGTCACGCAGGACGTCTCGCGCTTCACCCGTGCCGCGTTCCTGCAGCCCGGGCAGACCACCGAGATGCTCGCCCGGTTCTCGAGCGTCGCCGGTGAGCAGGGTTCCCCCGACACCTGGCGCGACCCCCGCGGCTTCGCGCTGAAGTTCTACACCGAAGAGGGCAACTACGACCTCGTCGGCAACAACACCCCGGTGTTCTTCATCCGTGACGGCATCAAGTTCCCCGACTTCATCCGCTCGCAGAAGCGCCTGCCGGGTTCGCACCTGCGCGACCACGACATGCAGTGGGACTTCTGGACCCTGTCGCCCGAGTCGGCGCACCAGGTCACGTGGCTGATGGGCGACCGCGGCCTGCCGGCGAGCTGGCGTGAGATGGACGGCTTCGGCTCGCACACCTACCAGTGGATCAACGCCGCAGGCGAGCGCTTCTGGGTGAAGTACCACTTCATCACCGAGCAGGGCCACAAGACCCTGACGCAGGAGGACGCCGACCGCATCGCCGGCGAGGACGCGGACTTCCACATCCGTGACCTGCACGCCGCGATCGAGCGTCAGGACTTCCCGCGCTGGACCCTCAAGGTGCAGGTCATGCCCTACGAGGACGCCGCGACCTACCGCTTCAACCCGTTCGACCTGACGAAGGTGTGGCCGCACGCGGACTACCCGCTCATCGAGGTCGGCACGATGGAGCTCAACCGCAACCCGGTGAACTACTTCGCGCAGATCGAGCAGGCGACCTTCGCCCCCTCGAACTTCGTGCCCGGCATCGCGGCGAGCCCGGACAAGATGCTCTTGGCGCGCATCTTCAGCTACGCGGACGCACACCGCTACCGCGTCGGCACGAACCACGCGCAGCTCCCGGTGAACGCCCCGAAGAACGAGGTCCACTCGTACTCGAAGGACGGCGGCATGCGCTTCGACTTCCAGAAGTCCGAGGTGCCGGTGTACGCGCCGAACTCGCTCGGTGGTGCGCACGCCGACCCGAACGCGACCGACGACGCCCCGGGCTGGGAGTCCGACGGTGCGCTGCAGCGTTCCGCCGCGACCCTGCACCCGGAAGACGACGACTTCGGCCAGGCCGGCACGCTCGTCCGCGAGGTCCTGGACGACGCCGCCCGTGAGCGCCTGGTCGGCAACATCGCCGGCCACGTCTCGAAGGTGACGCGCGACGACCTGCGCGAGCGCGTGTTCGCCTACTGGACGAACGTCGACGCCGACCTGGGTGCGCGCGTGCGCGCGGCGGTCGCGCCGAGCGCGCCGGGCTCCAACGAGGACCCGGAGAAGGTCGCGGTCGAGGCGTAA
- a CDS encoding GNAT family N-acetyltransferase, with protein MTDDIRWEVVEESTLSLPDHEAIAALLGQAFPDWSHWYVGGRSWSGMQPERRVLAHDADGVVLAHVGIRRMYISVGGQDLLVGDTGLVAVSPRLQGTGVGRELMTRTAAVLEGLRVPFGFLGAGEDRIPFYAKLGWHEFPEAVGTFSAFTAEGAGVSNTEQGGWMALPVAAQLEDWPDGPIWLNGQQV; from the coding sequence GTGACTGACGACATCCGGTGGGAGGTGGTCGAGGAGAGCACGCTGTCGCTCCCCGACCACGAAGCGATCGCGGCGCTGCTCGGGCAGGCCTTCCCCGACTGGTCGCACTGGTACGTGGGCGGCCGGAGCTGGTCCGGCATGCAGCCGGAACGCCGGGTGCTCGCGCACGACGCCGACGGGGTCGTCCTGGCCCACGTCGGCATCCGCCGCATGTACATCTCCGTCGGCGGGCAGGATCTCCTGGTCGGCGACACCGGCCTGGTCGCCGTGTCGCCCCGACTGCAGGGCACCGGCGTCGGCCGCGAGCTGATGACCCGCACCGCCGCGGTCCTCGAGGGACTCCGCGTGCCCTTCGGGTTCCTCGGCGCGGGCGAGGACCGCATCCCCTTCTACGCGAAGCTCGGCTGGCACGAGTTCCCCGAGGCCGTCGGCACCTTCTCGGCGTTCACCGCCGAGGGCGCGGGCGTCAGCAACACCGAGCAGGGCGGCTGGATGGCGCTGCCGGTGGCAGCGCAGCTCGAGGACTGGCCGGACGGACCCATCTGGCTGAACGGCCAGCAGGTCTAG
- a CDS encoding VOC family protein, with protein sequence MQTHELLAADTGMGAVTLRVADLDAMIRYYRDGVRLSLLSHTGGVAVLGRGSTPIVVLEHAPAMRHAAPREAGLFHTAILFDTRADLAAALYSVATQYPAGFTGSADHLVSNAFYFTDPEGNGVELYWDRDRTEWSWTHGMVDMDTKYVDPNAFLQSHLTQDALDTAAARPGKVGHVHLSVGDVATARSFYVDTLGFETTAGFGEALFVSAGGYHHHMAMNTWNSRGAGRRQLALGLGLVRIEVPAADDLGALTERMRHGGVELADDGRTVAFDDPWANRIEVTTPSRA encoded by the coding sequence ATGCAAACGCACGAACTGCTCGCCGCCGACACCGGGATGGGCGCCGTCACGCTCCGCGTCGCCGACCTCGACGCGATGATCCGGTACTACCGCGACGGCGTGCGGCTGTCGCTGCTCTCCCACACCGGCGGCGTCGCCGTGCTCGGACGGGGCAGCACGCCGATCGTGGTCCTCGAGCACGCCCCCGCGATGCGGCACGCCGCCCCCCGCGAGGCCGGGCTGTTCCACACGGCGATCCTGTTCGACACCCGCGCCGACCTGGCCGCCGCGCTCTACTCGGTCGCAACGCAGTACCCGGCGGGCTTCACCGGCAGCGCCGACCACCTGGTGAGCAACGCGTTCTACTTCACCGACCCCGAGGGCAACGGCGTCGAGCTGTACTGGGACCGTGACCGCACCGAGTGGTCGTGGACGCACGGCATGGTCGACATGGACACGAAGTACGTCGACCCGAACGCGTTCCTGCAGTCACACCTGACGCAGGACGCCCTGGACACCGCCGCGGCACGCCCGGGCAAGGTCGGCCACGTGCACCTGTCCGTCGGCGACGTCGCCACCGCACGCTCCTTCTACGTGGACACCCTCGGCTTCGAGACCACCGCCGGCTTCGGCGAGGCGCTGTTCGTCAGCGCCGGCGGCTACCACCACCACATGGCGATGAACACCTGGAACTCCCGCGGCGCCGGGCGGCGACAGCTCGCACTCGGCCTGGGGCTCGTACGCATCGAGGTCCCCGCGGCCGACGACCTCGGTGCCCTGACCGAGCGCATGCGGCACGGCGGCGTGGAGCTCGCCGACGACGGCCGGACCGTGGCGTTCGACGACCCCTGGGCGAACCGCATCGAGGTGACCACGCCCAGTCGCGCGTGA
- a CDS encoding SDR family oxidoreductase — protein MTSARPLALVTGVGRRAGIGAALATRLATDGWDLAISWWGPYDDRVSGGADPDGVESVVQECEAAGARVTRLPVDLEDPEQAAALVGRAETEAGAPVTALVMSHCESVDSDFRTTTVESWDRHFAVNARAPFLLVQAYAAGLERAGDAAPRDRRRIVALTSDHIAYNLPYGASKGALDRIVFGAAKELGSLGVSANVVNPGPNDTGWMSDEVKGWAVEGTPLGRLGRPSDTAALVGFLCSEQGAWVNGQLLTSDGGISNRA, from the coding sequence ATGACGTCCGCACGACCACTCGCCCTGGTGACCGGGGTGGGCCGCAGAGCCGGCATCGGCGCAGCGCTCGCCACCCGCCTGGCGACCGACGGCTGGGACCTCGCCATCTCGTGGTGGGGACCCTACGACGACCGCGTGAGCGGCGGGGCGGACCCGGACGGGGTCGAGTCGGTGGTGCAGGAGTGCGAGGCGGCGGGAGCACGGGTGACGCGCCTCCCGGTCGATCTGGAGGACCCGGAGCAGGCGGCCGCGCTCGTGGGCCGCGCCGAGACGGAAGCCGGCGCCCCCGTCACCGCCCTCGTCATGTCGCACTGCGAGTCCGTCGACTCCGACTTCCGCACCACCACGGTCGAGTCGTGGGACCGCCACTTCGCCGTGAACGCCCGCGCACCGTTCCTGCTCGTGCAGGCCTACGCGGCCGGGCTCGAGCGTGCCGGGGACGCCGCGCCGAGGGACCGACGCCGGATCGTCGCGCTGACGAGCGACCACATCGCGTACAACCTGCCGTACGGGGCGTCGAAGGGCGCGCTCGACCGGATCGTGTTCGGCGCCGCGAAGGAGCTCGGCAGCCTCGGCGTCAGCGCCAACGTGGTGAACCCGGGCCCGAACGACACCGGCTGGATGTCCGACGAGGTCAAGGGGTGGGCCGTCGAGGGCACCCCGCTCGGCCGGCTCGGACGCCCGTCGGACACCGCCGCGCTCGTCGGGTTCCTCTGCTCGGAGCAAGGTGCCTGGGTGAACGGGCAGCTGCTGACGTCGGACGGCGGGATCTCGAACCGCGCCTAG
- the lepB gene encoding signal peptidase I, producing MSDTHADAGPHAEPAAESEPKRGGLRFLRDLVIIVVVALLASFLVKAYLVRSFYIPSASMQNTLLVGDRVLVNELVPGVVPLQRGDVVVFQDPGGWLGMGQGDDLIKRVIGLPGDTVSCCDARGRLSVNGHAVDEPYVVLERGSDRVAGKDFEITVPKGRIWVMGDNRYDSADSRVHGTVPVDDVVGRAFVTTWPVSRWSVLSRYGDEWDRVPTP from the coding sequence TTGAGCGACACGCACGCCGACGCCGGACCCCACGCCGAACCCGCCGCCGAGAGCGAGCCGAAGCGCGGCGGTCTGCGATTCCTGCGCGACCTCGTCATCATCGTCGTCGTGGCGCTGTTGGCGTCCTTCCTGGTGAAGGCGTACCTGGTCCGTTCCTTCTACATCCCCTCGGCCTCGATGCAGAACACGCTGCTCGTCGGGGACCGGGTGCTCGTCAACGAGCTCGTGCCCGGGGTCGTCCCACTGCAGCGCGGTGACGTCGTGGTGTTCCAGGACCCGGGCGGCTGGCTCGGCATGGGCCAGGGCGACGACCTCATCAAGCGGGTCATCGGCCTGCCGGGTGACACGGTGTCGTGCTGCGACGCGCGCGGCCGCCTGTCGGTGAACGGGCACGCGGTGGACGAGCCCTACGTCGTGCTCGAACGCGGGTCGGACCGTGTCGCCGGGAAGGACTTCGAGATCACCGTGCCGAAGGGGCGCATCTGGGTGATGGGCGACAACCGCTACGACTCCGCCGACTCGCGTGTGCACGGCACCGTGCCGGTCGACGACGTCGTGGGGCGCGCCTTCGTGACCACCTGGCCCGTCTCGCGGTGGTCGGTGCTGTCCCGGTACGGCGACGAGTGGGACCGGGTCCCGACGCCGTGA
- a CDS encoding helix-turn-helix transcriptional regulator, protein MTADDEGFGYETGGDDDLSIHRIATPGKRSGTIGPRPDHVVFWLADGRASLTADDGEHWEVGAERPMMLSASVAYGFETDATATTLLHLSPSLLGDTGESSVFGQPDAADPALEPLRALLREASGRILDPGLPADDRAALNRRIATVVLSTFARSRSDVADRMRRAIGFVHDHADRTLTVADVAAACDLSERGLQDLFRRRLGVTPMQYLREVRLDRVHLELGRPGSRALLVSQVARRWRFTHLGRFAAHYRERFGEQPHQTIARSGTPGER, encoded by the coding sequence GTGACCGCGGACGACGAGGGCTTCGGCTACGAGACCGGCGGGGACGACGACCTGTCGATCCACCGGATCGCGACACCGGGCAAGCGGTCGGGGACGATCGGTCCGCGCCCCGACCACGTCGTGTTCTGGCTCGCCGACGGCCGGGCCAGCCTGACCGCCGACGACGGCGAACACTGGGAGGTCGGCGCCGAGCGGCCGATGATGCTCTCGGCGTCCGTCGCGTACGGCTTCGAGACCGACGCGACCGCCACGACGCTGTTGCACCTGTCACCGTCGCTGCTCGGCGACACGGGGGAGTCCTCGGTGTTCGGGCAGCCGGACGCGGCCGATCCCGCACTCGAGCCGCTGCGGGCACTGCTGCGCGAGGCCTCCGGGCGCATCCTCGACCCCGGCCTGCCCGCCGACGACCGTGCGGCCCTGAACCGGCGGATCGCGACCGTCGTCCTGTCGACCTTCGCCAGGTCGCGATCGGACGTCGCGGACCGGATGCGGCGGGCGATCGGCTTCGTGCACGACCACGCCGACCGGACGCTGACGGTGGCGGACGTCGCAGCGGCCTGCGACCTGAGCGAGCGCGGCCTGCAGGACCTGTTCCGCCGTCGTCTCGGCGTCACGCCCATGCAGTACCTGCGCGAGGTCCGGCTCGACCGGGTGCACCTGGAGCTGGGGCGGCCCGGTTCCCGCGCGCTGCTCGTCAGCCAGGTCGCGCGGCGGTGGCGGTTCACCCACCTGGGGCGGTTCGCGGCGCACTACCGCGAGCGGTTCGGGGAGCAGCCGCACCAGACCATCGCGCGGAGCGGCACACCCGGAGAACGGTAG
- a CDS encoding helix-turn-helix domain-containing protein → MDARRSELGQYLRARRALVQPEDVGLTREPGRRVDGLRREEVARLAGISPEYYLRLERGRDHQPSDQVLVALGRALRLDHEAVDYLRRLAHAERRRPEGVVPPGLDDSVRSLLAQWSHTPAFVMDRNQDIILSNALASALGPGYMEPGANLVLQMFSEASRQHAADWDRTAHRVVAALRLHAEPEDPRLQEIVGTLTLQDPDFARIWARHDVAVQRTGVSRHWIDPIGWVEFRWQNLAIPGSSHVLVTFWADPGTPAAAAVAYLAAQVQQGTARRQPVAGETAVG, encoded by the coding sequence GTGGATGCGCGACGGTCCGAACTGGGGCAGTACCTCCGCGCCCGTCGGGCACTCGTCCAGCCCGAGGACGTCGGCCTCACCCGCGAGCCCGGACGACGAGTGGACGGCCTGCGCCGCGAAGAGGTCGCGCGGCTCGCGGGCATCAGCCCTGAGTACTACCTGCGGCTCGAACGCGGCCGTGACCACCAGCCGTCCGACCAGGTGCTCGTGGCGCTCGGCCGCGCACTGCGGCTCGACCACGAGGCCGTCGACTACCTGCGCCGCCTCGCACACGCCGAACGCCGCCGCCCCGAGGGGGTCGTGCCGCCGGGGCTCGATGACTCGGTCCGGTCGCTGCTGGCGCAGTGGTCGCACACCCCGGCGTTCGTGATGGACCGCAACCAGGACATCATCCTGTCCAACGCCCTGGCGAGCGCCCTCGGCCCCGGGTACATGGAGCCGGGCGCGAACCTCGTCCTGCAGATGTTCTCCGAGGCGTCCCGGCAGCACGCGGCCGATTGGGACCGCACCGCACACCGGGTCGTCGCCGCGCTCCGGCTGCACGCCGAACCCGAGGACCCCCGGCTGCAGGAGATCGTCGGCACCCTGACCCTGCAGGACCCGGACTTCGCCCGCATCTGGGCGCGGCACGACGTCGCCGTGCAGCGCACCGGGGTCTCGCGGCACTGGATCGACCCGATCGGCTGGGTCGAGTTCCGCTGGCAGAACCTCGCGATCCCGGGCAGCTCGCACGTGCTCGTGACCTTCTGGGCCGACCCAGGCACCCCCGCAGCCGCGGCCGTCGCGTACCTCGCCGCGCAGGTGCAGCAGGGCACCGCCCGCCGGCAGCCGGTCGCGGGCGAGACCGCTGTGGGGTAG
- a CDS encoding alpha/beta fold hydrolase: protein MAAPTIVLVHGAFADSASWAPVTRELLDRGHTVLVPPVYNRSLAEDAASIRAVAEHVDGPVVLAGHSYGGAVITVAGEAENVVGLVYVSGYVLEVGESLGQLQGGFPDSDLAANLVYTPYPVAGAEDGTDVSVAIDAFPQVFAAGVDPRVAEVLAVSQRPLSGAAFGEPASAAAWKTTPAWAIVSSDDHTINPEVERFGYSRAGITDVTELAAPHLVMQTHPKDVADVIERAVAATSATDAAA from the coding sequence ATGGCTGCACCCACCATCGTCCTCGTCCACGGCGCGTTCGCCGACTCCGCCAGCTGGGCGCCCGTCACCCGCGAGTTGCTCGACCGCGGCCACACGGTCCTCGTCCCGCCGGTCTACAACCGCAGCCTCGCCGAGGACGCCGCCTCGATCCGCGCCGTCGCCGAGCACGTCGACGGGCCGGTCGTCCTCGCCGGGCACTCGTACGGCGGCGCCGTGATCACCGTCGCCGGCGAAGCCGAGAACGTCGTCGGACTCGTCTACGTCTCCGGCTACGTGCTCGAGGTCGGCGAGAGCCTCGGACAACTGCAGGGCGGGTTCCCCGACTCCGACCTCGCCGCGAACCTGGTGTACACGCCGTACCCGGTCGCCGGCGCCGAGGACGGCACCGACGTCTCCGTCGCGATCGACGCGTTCCCGCAGGTCTTCGCCGCCGGGGTCGACCCGCGCGTCGCCGAGGTCCTCGCGGTCTCGCAGCGCCCGCTGTCCGGCGCCGCCTTCGGTGAACCGGCCTCCGCCGCAGCGTGGAAGACCACCCCCGCGTGGGCGATCGTCTCGTCCGACGACCACACCATCAACCCCGAGGTCGAGCGCTTCGGCTACTCCCGCGCCGGCATCACCGACGTGACCGAGCTCGCCGCCCCGCACCTCGTCATGCAGACCCACCCGAAGGACGTCGCCGACGTCATCGAGCGCGCCGTCGCGGCGACCAGCGCGACCGACGCCGCAGCCTGA